The Mercurialis annua linkage group LG2, ddMerAnnu1.2, whole genome shotgun sequence genome contains a region encoding:
- the LOC130014697 gene encoding early light-induced protein 1, chloroplastic-like isoform X2 gives MAGVNVLQSAILASPVLRNSNRARVGQLVSTSYAPKLRKMVHTVRCMAGVSTKFSDVLAFSGPAPERINGRLAMVGFVAAIAVEVAKGQDLLTQVSDGGITWFIGTSVLLSLASLIPLFKGINAESKSDGVMTSDAELWNGRFAMLGLVALAFTEFVKGGALV, from the exons ATGGCCGGAGTTAACGTCTTGCAATCAGCAATTCTGGCTAGCCCAGTGCTACGTAATTCTAACCGGGCTAGAGTTGGCCAACTTGTTTCTACTTCGTATGCACCAAAATTGCGTAAAATGGTCCACACAGTGAGATGCATGGCAGGG GTGAGCACCAAGTTCTCAGATGTGTTGGCATTTAGCGGTCCAGCACCGGAGAGGATCAACGGGAGGCTAGCCATGGTCGGGTTCGTGGCAGCAATAGCAGTGGAAGTAGCTAAAGGGCAAGACTTGTTAACACAGGTTTCTGACGGGGGAATAACTTGGTTTATAGGAACAAGTGTGCTGCTCTCTCTCGCATCATTGATCCCATTGTTTAAAGGGATCAATGCGGAATCCAAGTCTGATGGTGTCATGACATCTGATGCTGAGCTCTGGAACGGGCGATTTGCTATGTTGGGGCTGGTTGCATTGGCTTTCACTGAGTTTGTCAAAGGTGGAGCTCTTGTGTAG
- the LOC130014697 gene encoding early light-induced protein 1, chloroplastic-like isoform X1 — MAGVNVLQSAILASPVLRNSNRARVGQLVSTSYAPKLRKMVHTVRCMAGGENQDLPSAKPKVSTKFSDVLAFSGPAPERINGRLAMVGFVAAIAVEVAKGQDLLTQVSDGGITWFIGTSVLLSLASLIPLFKGINAESKSDGVMTSDAELWNGRFAMLGLVALAFTEFVKGGALV; from the exons ATGGCCGGAGTTAACGTCTTGCAATCAGCAATTCTGGCTAGCCCAGTGCTACGTAATTCTAACCGGGCTAGAGTTGGCCAACTTGTTTCTACTTCGTATGCACCAAAATTGCGTAAAATGGTCCACACAGTGAGATGCATGGCAGGG GGAGAAAATCAAGATCTGCCCTCAGCAAAGCCAAAG GTGAGCACCAAGTTCTCAGATGTGTTGGCATTTAGCGGTCCAGCACCGGAGAGGATCAACGGGAGGCTAGCCATGGTCGGGTTCGTGGCAGCAATAGCAGTGGAAGTAGCTAAAGGGCAAGACTTGTTAACACAGGTTTCTGACGGGGGAATAACTTGGTTTATAGGAACAAGTGTGCTGCTCTCTCTCGCATCATTGATCCCATTGTTTAAAGGGATCAATGCGGAATCCAAGTCTGATGGTGTCATGACATCTGATGCTGAGCTCTGGAACGGGCGATTTGCTATGTTGGGGCTGGTTGCATTGGCTTTCACTGAGTTTGTCAAAGGTGGAGCTCTTGTGTAG
- the LOC126669970 gene encoding early light-induced protein 2, chloroplastic — protein sequence MAGANVLQSAMLASPVLRNSNRARVSQLVSTSYAPRLRKMVHTTTVKCMAEGEMKENNNQDLPSADPLSTPPKPQPTPTPTPKPKVSTKFSDVLAFSGPAPERINGRLAMVGFVAAIAVELAKGQDLLTQVSDGGVTWFVGTSVLLSLASLIPLFKGVNAESKSNGVMTSDAELWNGRFAMLGLVALAFTEFVTGGALV from the exons ATGGCCGGAGCTAATGTGTTGCAATCAGCCATGCTGGCTAGCCCAGTGCTACGTAATTCTAACCGGGCTAGAGTTAGCCAGCTTGTCTCTACTTCGTATGCACCAAGGTTGCGTAAAATGGTCCACACCACCACAGTGAAATGCATGGCAGag GGAGAAATGAAGGAGAATAATAACCAAGATTTGCCTTCAGCAGATCCTCTCTCTACACCACCTAAACCTCAACCTACTCCTACTCCTACTCCAAAGCCAAAG GTGAGCACCAAGTTCTCAGATGTGTTGGCATTTAGCGGTCCAGCGCCGGAGAGGATCAACGGAAGGCTCGCCATGGTCGGGTTTGTGGCAGCAATAGCAGTGGAGCTAGCTAAAGGGCAAGACTTGTTAACACAAGTATCCGATGGTGGAGTCACTTGGTTTGTGGGAACAAGTGTACTGCTCTCTCTCGCATCGTTGATTCCATTGTTTAAAGGGGTAAACGCAGAATCGAAGTCCAATGGTGTCATGACTTCTGATGCTGAGCTTTGGAACGGGAGATTTGCTATGTTAGGATTGGTGGCATTGGCTTTCACTGAGTTTGTGACAGGTGGAGCTCTTGTGTag